A region of Cryptococcus decagattii chromosome 3, complete sequence DNA encodes the following proteins:
- a CDS encoding cytochrome c — MAGDTYTPGDASKGAGIFKTRCAQCHTLGAGEPHKVGPNLHGLIGRKSGQAEGFSYTAANVNKGVTWEGQTLFEYLENPKKYIPGTKMAFAGLKKAKDRNDLVAHLEEATK, encoded by the exons ATGGCCGGTGACACTTACACTCCTG GTGACGCTTCTAAGGGTGCTGGTATCTTCAAG ACCCGATGCGCTCAATGTCACACCCTTGGTGCTGGTGAGCCCCACAAGGTCGGCCCTAACCTTCACGGTCTCATTGGCCGAAAGTCTGGCCAGGCTGAGGGTTTCTCTTACACCGCCGCCAACGTCAACAAGGGTGTTACTTGG GAAGGACAAACCCTCTTCGAG TACCTTGAAAACCCCAAGAAGTACATTCCTG GTACCAAGATGGCTTTCGCCGGTCTCAAGAAGGCTAAGGACAGGAACGACCTCGTTGCCCACCTTGAGGAGGCT ACCAAGTAA